The Candidatus Bathyarchaeota archaeon DNA segment ATAACATAGTGATTGCAGGTAGAAATATGACAAAGACAAACCCTGCGATAAGAAATGCTGCCAACAATCCTTCTCTCTTGTAGAATTGAGAGAATACTAATTCAAATCCAGCCATGAATTTCGCCATGCTTAGTGAGATGAAAAAGATGACTATATTGACAAATCCAGACACTGCCCATAGAGCAGGAAATGGACCATAGTCTGGGAATGGAATCTGAAAAGCATAAGACCCTATGATTACGCCGAGGATGTGGCTCCAGATTTTGCTTAGACCTAGAACCTCGGACCAGAAATCGGAAAAAACTTCTGATATCATAGCATAAATGCATACGAAAAAGGTTGTTGCCAAGATAATTCGACCTGCAAACAAAACTTCAGGGAGAAAAAGAACTTCAGTAATCAATTGCATCTTTGGTCTCCGCCTATTGACTACAAGATTGAGTACTGAAAACAGCTTCTAATAAATTCTGTCCTGATATGCATAAAATGTGCGCGCATGCATTTTGGGATACATGTGCGAAGTTAGCTTTTCATAACAGCTTTGCATATCGTGTTGAAGTCTTCTTCTGTAATTCTGATTATGGAAACTTGAACATATTGATTCCACGTTCCTCCTTTGTCTGCAATAAAAACTATGTCGTCTATGAAATTAGGTTTAATCCATTTGGCTTTGTCTTCGATTTCCTTAGTTGAAAATGAGATTCGTGGAGGATTTTTGCTTTCATGGATTATTCTGAGATTGATTCTGTAAGGAAATAGAAATCTGCGTTTGCCTTTAGTCCAACCGATGTCTTCTTCGCTAAAGTAGTGCTTACCTACAAATTCCGCTACTGCAACGAATTTCCCACCATGAGTATAGACTACAGCCTTGTCACCGCTTTCAAGGAACTTTTTCAATGTTACATAATATCTAGCGTCCATACCCCATACGCTATTTTTTCTACAGATTTCCCAATTATCAGGTGATGTTGAAATACACCAGTATCTCACAATTATCCCAGATACGGCTTATGAGCGACCTCATATAATATTTTTAAACAACTATTTCTAACACTGCGCGCGCGTACGCACTGTTTCTATCTACTATACATCCACACGAGGTATTCACTTGTTGATGAAAACGTCTTGTCCATGTAATCAGAAAAGACACGATAGACGTAAACATCGCTTCCCATCGAAGGTTTCCAATAATCCAACCAGTTGTTGATTTCAGTAGTAATGTCGTTAAATTCTATGTCACCCCAGAAATCGTGGCTGTAATAGTTTCCAGCAGGATCGAAAATAACTAATTTGTCCCCTGAAACGAGGATCTGAACAGCTAGATGTGCTGAAGTTGAGCTAGATATCCCGATACACTCTATCCAGTTTAGTGAACAGTACGATCTTATCAGAGAGCAAAGAAGTATTGCTTGGTCTTCACAATCTCCTTTCTGGAGATCTAATGTTTCATTTGCGAATTGCCACATTTCTGTTGAATAAGATACCCCGCCTGAAGGATCATAAGGAAGCACTGGATATAGCCCGTCATACCTATATTCTATGTTATCTACAACCCATTGATACATTGCTTTGACATCATCCCAGAATTCGTTCCAATCAGAAGTGTTGCTCCATCCCCCAGTTATGTCCAGTACTGTTACAATAACGCTTGAATCTTGAGGAGTCACGAAAGATTCTACATCGGGGTGATTTCGTCTTTGATTGATTTCGTCCCTTAGATTTTGGTCTGCTGTGACATATCTGTTGTATTCGTCTTCCAGAGAGGTATATTGAGACTGTAAATTATTATATTGTAACAGCAACGTATTGTACTGCTGTTCGAGTGTCAGATAATCTTGATATTCTAGCAGTAGTGTGTCGTAGTCTCCTTGGAGTTGTGTGTATTGCTTGTTCAGAATCGCATGAGTTTCAAACAAACTTGTGTGAGTTGTGTTCAGATCTAGGAAAGTAGTCTCAAGGTTTGTGTAGTTAGCTCCTAAGGTTGAATATGAAGACTGAAGATTGGCAAAATCATCGAGCAGACTGGTGTACTGAATTTGAAGAGTGGTGTGGTTATTTGAAAGCGAATTATGGATAGATTCTAAGGCTTCATACTCATTTTCTAAGGCTTCGTAATTGGAAGTGAGAGACAAGTGTTCTCTATTCAGAACGAAATAGAAGATTGACTGAACTGAAATTATAGCAATCAAAACAGAGCACAAAATGTACCATTTGTTCAAATTTTTCATCTTCCTTGTTAGGAAAGACAATTCACCATATATTAAAGCTCTGCGCACGCCCTTCACTTTGAGAGATTTTGTGGGAGTCTCCGATATTGAGAGCTTGGGGCCTTATGTCAAAACCCAGTGGAGAGACTACCAAGGAAAATTCTTGAAAAAAGGATCTGAGATAACGCATGTCAATCTTTGAAATGTGCTAGTAAAAGAAAGATTAGAAAGAGCAAACCTAGAATTCCAACCACCATAATAATAGGATTATTAGTTGCAGCAGCAATTACAGGTATAACGATGCTTCCTCCAATCAAGAGCGCAATAATGAAAGTAGCTATTAAGGCATTTGTCAGAGACCTAGGAAATTCCTTCTTCTTGCTAGTTCTTTTTCGCTCTGCTTCTTTCTCTGTAGCTTTTTGCCTTTGGTACCAAAATGGTTCTTTAGGTAGGGATATGCATTCATGGTTTTCCGGAAGCCTGTGTTTAGCACAGAAACTTAGACTACAATAAGGACATGCAAAGGGAAGAGGGACCTCTTCACCACACAATTCACATTTTGTCATGGTTTACTATCAGACTTTGTTGTATGCTGCTTCACATTATATGACTATTGTAGAATAAATGTTGCTCGTTTTAAAATCAGTTGAAAAGCAAACCTTCGTAGAGAATGAAGACTATTGGACGACATTCAGTTTATAGGACTTCTGATGGTGAGTATTCGAAGCTTCCAGAACGGAAATGATTATAGGTTCAGATTTTTTTGTCCCTTGTCAGATTTGAGATTTGACACTCGTACACCTACTAATCTTACCTTTTTATTCTCTTGAAGATATTTCTGAGCAAGCTCTTCAGCTGTTTTTTGCAGCTCTTGCAGAAAATTTGTGAAGAAGGGCAAAGTCTTTCCGTGAGTGAAAGTTTGAAAGTTTCCGAACCTAATCTTAACCGTGACCGTTTTGAAAAGTATCCCATATTTGACAGCTCTTTCATGGATTCTTTGGCATGTATCGTTTATTCTTTTCAAGATGATATCTTGATCACTTGTATTTGTCGCAAAGGTACTTTCATGGCCTATAGATTTTCTCATCCCTTTTCTATTTCCAACTTCTGATACGTAGATACCATGTGCCCATTGATGAAAGCGTCTTCCCATGACTCCTAACTTGTCAATAAGTATAGAAACGTCAAATGCTGCCAAATCACCTATTGTTCTGATTCCCAACTTGTTCAATTTGCTTTCTGTTTTCTCGCCTATCCATAACATTCTTCTCACAGGTAATGGAGCTAAAAAACTCTCCACATTGTCTTCAGTGACAACAGTCAAACCATCAGGTTTTTTGAAATCGCTGGCAATCTTGGCTACAAGCTTGTTTGGTGCAATACCTATAGAACAAGTTAGCCTTTCATTCCATAACACATCGTATTTTATGCATATTGCAAGTTGAGTTGCTTCTTCAAAGTCTTCCACTTTTGAACTGATGTCAAGAAAAGCCTCATCAAAACCCCATTGCTGAAACTTCTCAGAATAGTTTCTCAAAATAGCCATGAGTCTCCTAGACACTTCTTTATATAATGAATAGTTGGATCTTACATAGATAGCGTTTGGACAAAGCTGCCAAGCTCTTGAAATCGGCATACCTGAATGAACGCCGAATTTTCTAGCTTCATAATTACAGGTTTTAACAACTCCTCTGCCTTTACCTTTATTCGGATCAGCGCCTACAACAACTGGCTTACCTTTGAACTCTGGATGTTCTCTCTCTTCTATGGCAGAGAAGAAATGATCCATGTCAACATGAAGTATTATCCGTTTATCTTTAGACGAAATTTTCATATTGATGGTCCTCTACTAAGAATCTGTTAAGATCAAAGGAAACAATCCTTACTCTGATCAGTCGAAGCGGAACACCCTTTGCTATCAAGTCGTTGTACGTTTTCTTCTGTTTATCCATCAACTTCGCATTACGACCACATTTAATCTCAATAATTTCCAAGTCGCCTTCAACGATTGGCAACTTGAAGACATTTCCTTGTTTCAGAGTTCCAATTCGCAATCTTGCTATAGAAGGACAAGCATTTTCTTTTATTCTCCTTATTTTTCCTGTTCCTTTAAGCTTCAATAATAAGCCATCAGGAGTACAATGGTTCTGCTCTAAAATGCCAACGGCGCTGGCATATTTGGAAAGAAGCTCCCTGTTTGCATAGAAACCATGAATTATAAAGTCCTCTCTGAAATAATCAAATTTGAAAAGCTTCGTGTTAAAAATCCATGCATGTTGTTTGTAGTCATTTCTGCTGAGCACAACATAATCCCAATCCTCTTTTTTGATTAGCCTCGGAGCCAGTTTATTTCGTACAAAACTCCTTGCCAACTGCTCGCCAATAGCTCCTTTCAAGCCATTATATTCAAGATGTTTAAACCGATACTGCAAAGCCAACGCCTAACCAATTGAAAGTCTATAACACTTTTGAGCTACACTTGGAACATTTTCACTCATTCTATATCACACAAATCATACAGACTCTAGTTTTGCAGTTTGGACATTCATAACTGATAGCAACTTGTTTTTTACACTGAGAACATTCTCTGAGTATTGTGCCGGTTTTTGCTGTCATTTTAGAACCTCAAGTGAACATGGAAGGCTTGCGATTCACGGCGTGCATTTGTGAAGGAAGGCCATCAATGGGCTTGAGTCTCACATTCACTAAGAGAGCGATGAACCGCAAGCACTGAAATACTCAGCAGAATTTCTATTTAATGGCTGTGAGGCAACGAATACTTAGAAAAGTGGAGAGTAGAGTGAAAGTTAGAGCTTTTTAAGAGAGCTGTTATAGAGTTTTGCACAAGATGAAGCTGAGTTGAAAGAATACATGTGCGTAGAAGTCA contains these protein-coding regions:
- a CDS encoding EVE domain-containing protein → MRYWCISTSPDNWEICRKNSVWGMDARYYVTLKKFLESGDKAVVYTHGGKFVAVAEFVGKHYFSEEDIGWTKGKRRFLFPYRINLRIIHESKNPPRISFSTKEIEDKAKWIKPNFIDDIVFIADKGGTWNQYVQVSIIRITEEDFNTICKAVMKS
- the dinB gene encoding DNA polymerase IV; translated protein: MKISSKDKRIILHVDMDHFFSAIEEREHPEFKGKPVVVGADPNKGKGRGVVKTCNYEARKFGVHSGMPISRAWQLCPNAIYVRSNYSLYKEVSRRLMAILRNYSEKFQQWGFDEAFLDISSKVEDFEEATQLAICIKYDVLWNERLTCSIGIAPNKLVAKIASDFKKPDGLTVVTEDNVESFLAPLPVRRMLWIGEKTESKLNKLGIRTIGDLAAFDVSILIDKLGVMGRRFHQWAHGIYVSEVGNRKGMRKSIGHESTFATNTSDQDIILKRINDTCQRIHERAVKYGILFKTVTVKIRFGNFQTFTHGKTLPFFTNFLQELQKTAEELAQKYLQENKKVRLVGVRVSNLKSDKGQKNLNL